Proteins encoded within one genomic window of Camelina sativa cultivar DH55 chromosome 19, Cs, whole genome shotgun sequence:
- the LOC104765371 gene encoding uncharacterized protein LOC104765371 isoform X2, which yields MGSRGIITDKWSMRILWGCAIGSAIGLYMVAVERQTQNRARAMAEGLRAAESQGDGDSV from the exons ATGGGATCGAGAGGAATTATCACCGATAAGTGGTCAATGAGGATTCTATGGGGTTGTGCAATCGGCAGTGCCATTG GTTTATACATGGTTGCTGTAGAAAGACAAACTCAGAACAGGGCTCGTGCTATGGCTGAAGGTTTGAGAGCTGCAGAATCACAAGGTGATGGTGATAGTGTCTAA
- the LOC104765371 gene encoding H/ACA ribonucleoprotein complex subunit 1-like isoform X1, with translation MAQGRQGKCFGFVLLLCFFSSTFARRILKDLPMMEPSKLDLHYVMKPVMDVLHPDHEVQPDHKVKPDQIMQTMASELGDPPDYHDPDHVVKPNQIMQTMTSEPGYPPEPDHVVKPNQIMQTMASEPDHVVKPTMASEPDEPDHVVKPKQIMQTMASEPDEPDHVVKPMGYGVGRGYGSGGSGVGYGVGYGSGGSGFGEGIGSSGGSGFGEGIGSGGGSGIGIGEGIGSGSGQPNCGPVTGAPGEGIGIGIGQGSSGAPGVVVPSTTIPPIVVPGAQIPGFVIPGVTVPGYGVPGYGVPGCQTGGCKPNPPHYYNPPNCPHCPPFTSGQDKHMSDKGTMTEALAPASSEMHA, from the coding sequence ATGGCACAGGGACGCCAAGGCAAATGCTTTGGGTTCGTCCTCTTACTATGCTTTTTCAGTTCAACTTTCGCACGCAGGATTCTCAAGGATCTCCCTATGATGGAGCCAAGCAAGCTAGATCTACACTATGTAATGAAGCCTGTGATGGATGTGCTACACCCAGACCATGAGGTACAACCTGACCACAAAGTCAAGCCTGATCAGATAATGCAGACCATGGCGAGTGAACTAGGTGACCCACCGGATTATCATGATCCTGACCACGTAGTTAAGCCTAATCAGATAATGCAGACCATGACGAGTGAACCAGGTTACCCACCGGAACCTGACCACGTAGTTAAGCCTAATCAGATAATGCAGACCATGGCGAGTGAACCGGACCACGTAGTTAAGCCAACCATGGCGAGTGAACCAGACGAACCTGACCACGTAGTTAAGCCTAAGCAGATAATGCAGACCATGGCGAGTGAACCGGACGAACCTGACCACGTAGTTAAGCCTATGGGGTATGGTGTAGGTAGGGGATATGGAAGTGGTGGCTCTGGTGTTGGCTATGGTGTTGGTTATGGCAGTGGAGGCAGTGGCTTTGGGGAAGGAATTGGCTCTAGTGGAGGCAGTGGCTTTGGAGAAGGAATAGGGTCTGGTGGTGGTTCAGGTATTGGCATTGGAGAAGGAATAGGGTCTGGGTCTGGCCAACCCAATTGTGGTCCTGTAACGGGAGCTCCAGGTGAAGGGATTGGTATCGGTATTGGACAGGGCTCTAGTGGTGCACCCGGTGTAGTTGTCCCCAGCACAACAATCCCTCCCATAGTGGTTCCAGGCGCACAGATTCCCGGCTTTGTGATTCCAGGAGTAACAGTTCCTGGTTACGGTGTTCCTGGTTACGGTGTTCCTGGCTGCCAAACCGGTGGCTGCAAGCCAAACCCACCACACTACTATAACCCACCAAACTGTCCTCATTGTCCACCTTTCACTTCAGGTCAAGACAAGCACATGTCAGACAAAGGAACCATGACAGAAGCTCTTGCTCCCGCTTCATCGGAGATGCATGCCTAA
- the LOC104765372 gene encoding plant intracellular Ras-group-related LRR protein 6 → MDRILKAARTSGSLNLSNRSLKDVPTEVYQCLEATGEGENWWEAVDLQKLILAHNDIEVLREDLKNLACLVVLNVSHNKLSELPAAIGELTAMKSLDVSFNSISELPEQIGSAISLVKLDCSSNRLKELPESLGRCLDLSDLKASNNQISSLSEDMVNCSKLSKLDVEGNKLTVLSEKHIASWTMLTEFNASKNMLGGLPPNIGSLSRLIRLDLHQNKISSVPPSIGGCSSLVEFYMGMNSLSTLPAEIGDLSRLGTLDLRSNQLKEYPVGACKLKLSYLDLSNNSLTGLHPDLGNMTTLRKLVLVGNPLRTLRSTLVNGPTAALLKYLRSRLSNSEETSASTPTKENVIASAARMSISSKELSLEGLNLSTVPSEVWESGEITKVNLSKNSIEELPAQLSSSVSLQSLILSRNKIKDWPGAILKSLPNLVCLKLDNNPLKQFPLDGFQAVSGLQILDLSGNAAFREPPTFCHLPQLQELYLSRIQLSEVPEDILNLSNLLILDLNQNSLQSVPKGIKNMTSLKHLDISNNNISSLPPELGLLEPTLEVLRLDGNPLRSIRRPILERGTKAVLNYLKDRLPDQ, encoded by the exons ATGGATCGGATTCTGAAGGCCGCTCGAACATCCGGTTCGCTGAATCTTTCAAATCGATCTCTCAA GGATGTACCTACTGAGGTATATCAATGTCTGGAAGCGACAGGGGAAGGAGAAAACTGGTGGGAG GCTGTTGATTTGCAGAAGTTGATTTTGGCACATAACGACATTGAGGTTTTAAGGGAAGATCTTAAGAACCTTGCTTGTTTGGTTGTGCTAAATGTCAGTCACAATAAACTGTCTGAACTTCCGGCAGCTATTGGGGA GCTTACAGCAATGAAGTCATTGGATGTGTCCTTCAACTCAATATCAGAACTTCCTGAGCAAATTGGTTCAGCAATTTCTCTTGTCAA GCTTGACTGTTCAAGCAATCGGCTTAAAGAATTGCCAGAATCTCTTGGAAGATGTTTAGACTTATCCGATTTGAAG GCctcaaataatcaaatttccAGTCTGTCAGAAGACATGGTGAACTGTTCGAAATTATCTAAACTGGATGTGGAG GGAAACAAGCTCACAGTTCTCTCTGAGAAGCACATAGCATCATGGACCATGCTTACAGAATTTAATGCAT CTAAGAATATGTTGGGTGGTCTGCCACCAAATATAGGAAGCCTTTCGCGTCTTATCCGGCTTGACCTTCATCAGAACA AAATCTCTTCTGTTCCACCATCAATAGGCGGGTGCTCCTCTCTTGTGGAGTTCTATATGGG AATGAACTCGCTATCAACATTACCAGCAGAGATTGGAGATCTATCACGTCTAGGAACATTGGATCTTCGTTCTAATCAG CTCAAGGAATATCCAGTTGGCGCATGTAAATTGAAGCTCTCGTACTTAGATCTTTCAAATAATTCATTGACAGGATTGCATCCTGACCTCG GAAACATGACTACTCTGAGAAAGCTTGTGCTTGTTGGCAATCCTTTGAGAACCCTTAGAAG CACATTAGTAAATGGTCCTACAGCTGCTCTATTGAAGTATCTTAGGAGCCGCCTTTCTAATAGTGAAG AAACAAGTGCAAGCACTCCAACAAAGGAAAATGTAATTGCTTCAGCAGCTCGTATGTCCATTTCTTCAAAG GAACTTTCTCTGGAAGGTCTCAACTTGAGTACTGTCCCTTCAGAAGTTTGGGAATCTGGTGAGATCACGAAAGTTAATCTTTCTAAAAACTCTATCGAGGAATTGCCTGCTCAACTTTCTTCATCTGTTTCCCTTCAG AGTTTGATTTTGTCACGGAACAAGATTAAAGATTGGCCAGGTGCGATCTTGAAGTCACTTCCCAATCTTGTGTGCTTGAAGTTGGATAATAATCCTCTGAAGCAA TTTCCACTGGATGGGTTTCAAGCAGTCTCTGGGCTTCAGATTCTAGACCTAAGTGGTAATGCAGCTTTCAGAGAGCCTCCTACGTTTTGCCACTTGCCACAACTGCAAGAGCTTTATTTGAG TCGAATCCAGCTATCTGAAGTCCCTGAAGATATCCTCAACTTATCTAACCTGCTTATCCTTGACCTGAACCAGAATTCACTTCAATCGGTTCCGAAG GGTATCAAGAACATGACTTCACTCAAACATCTGGacatatcaaacaacaacatttcAAGTCTTCCTCCAGAACTG GGTTTGCTTGAGCCTACACTTGAGGTTCTACGACTTGACGGGAACCCATTAAGAAG CATCAGGAGGCCAATTCTAGAAAGAGGAACAAAAGCTGTGTTGAACTACCTGAAAGACAGACTTCCAGATCAGTAG
- the LOC104765373 gene encoding uncharacterized protein LOC104765373, whose amino-acid sequence MEDEEYVMIDLDDVSRHIDIPADAPYTLSGLDTLNPVLTIDGKIKLVGEYLETIGSCLAFSEKEDVSASEDHQMPQKKIVEPVAKLHKILKFRLAASLDNEDGGETKTNNL is encoded by the exons atGGAGGACGAAGAATATGTTATGATTGATCTTGatgacgtttcaaggcacattGATATTCCAGCAGATGCTCCTTACACTTTATCA GGTTTGGATACTTTGAATCCGGTATTGACCATTGATGGCAAAATCAAGCTG GTTGGAGAATATCTTGAAACGATTGGTTCATGCCTTGCTTTCTCTGAAAAGG AAGATGTTTCAGCAAGTGAGGACCACCAGATGCCACAGAAGAAGATAGTTGAACCTGTTGCGAAACTCCACAAGATTCTTAAGTTTAGGTTAGCAGCATCATTAGACAATGAAGATGGAGgagaaactaaaacaaacaatttgtaa
- the LOC104765374 gene encoding ultraviolet-B receptor UVR8, whose protein sequence is MADRNWLISFEDLPSHLILEVLTSGRLSAVDLLSLELTSKVFGGSHGFYPLKFRSLADYAASQLCSVHPVYVGMGLATQKELFANCEGNWKRLLSFLQSVEQSSDMVETSQGKMQIATGKYHTLLINNSKVYSCGVSLSGVLAHGPETTQCVAFTPIEFPFPAQVAQVSATQNHSAFVLQSGEVLTCGDNSSHCCGHLDTSRPIFRPKLVEALKGTPCKQVAAGLHFTVFLSREGRVYTCGSNTHGQLGHADTVDRPVPKVVEFLKSIGPVVQIAAGPSYVLAVTEDGSVYSFGSGSNFCLGHGEQQDELQPRVIQAFKRKGIYIIRVSAGDEHAVALDSNGRVYTWGKGYCGALGHGDENDKITPQVLVNLKNCLAVQVCARKRKTFVLVEGGLLYGFGWMGFGSLGFPDRGVSDKVLRPRILECLKPHRVSQVSTGLYHTIVVTQRGRIFGFGDNERAQLGHDSLRGCLEPTEIFLHCGRSRSRLC, encoded by the exons ATGGCTGACCGGAACTGGTTGATTTCGTTCGAGGATCTTCCTTCTCATTTGATCTTGGAGGTGTTGACCTCTGGGCGGCTTAGTGCGGTTGATCTACTTAGCTTGGAATTGACCTCTAAGGTTTTCGGAGGGAGCCATGGTTTCTACCCTTTGAAATTCAGATCATTAGCTGATTACGCGGCGTCTCAGCTTTGCTCTGTGCATCCTGTCTATGTGGGAATGGGTTTGGCTACACAGAAAGAGCTCTTTGCCAATTGTGAGGGTAACTGGAAGCGGCTTTTGAGTTTCTTACAATCTGTTGAGCAATCCTCAGATATGGTTGAAACCTCTCAAGGCAAA ATGCAAATTGCAACAGGAAAGTATCACACTTTGCTAATCAACAACTCAAAGGTTTATTCTTGTGGTGTAAGTCTGTCTGGTGTTCTTGCTCATGGCCCTGAAACTACTCAATGCGTAGCATTTACGCCTATAGAGTTTCCGTTCCCTGCTCAAGTGGCTCAAGTCTCAGCCACACAGAACCATTCTGCTTTTGTATTGCAATCTGGAGAG GTTCTCACATGTGGGGATAATTCATCGCATTGCTGTGGTCATTTAGATACTAGCCGTCCAATATTTAGGCCTAAGCTTGTTGAGGCTTTGAAGGGGACTCCTTGTAAGCAG GTGGCGGCTGGGCTTCACTTCACTGTGTTTCTATCAAGGGAAGGGCGTGTGTATACTTGTGGATCAAATACTCATGGACAACTTGGTCATGCCGATACCGTGGACAGACCAGTACCCAAAGTTGTTGAGTTTCTTAAAAGCATTGGCCCTGTGGTGCAAATCGCAGCTGGACCCAGCTATGTTTTAGCTGTAACAGAGGATGGCTCAGTTTACTCGTTTGGCTCTGGTTCTAATTTCTGCCTTGGTCATGGAGAACAACAGGACGAGCTCCAGCCGCGTGTAATTCAGGCTTTTAAAAGAAAAGGCATATATATAATCCGTGTCTCTGCAGGCGATGAACACGCTGTGGCACTTGATTCCAATGGCCGT GTCTACACATGGGGTAAAGGTTACTGCGGTGCTCTAGGCCATGGAGATGAAAACGACAAGATCACTCCTCAAGTTTTGGTCAATCTCAAGAATTGCCTTGCTGTCCAG GTGTGTGCAAGAAAAAGGAAgacttttgttttggtggaAGGTGGATTATTGTATGGATTTGGGTGGATGGGGTTTGGAAGCCTTGGGTTCCCGGACAGAGGGGTTTCAGACAAAGTGCTGAGGCCAAGAATATTGGAGTGTCTGAAACCACACCGTGTATCTCAAGTTAGCACCGGTTTGTATCACACCATTGTGGTCACTCAACGTGGTCGTATATTTGGGTTTGGAGATAACGAAAGAGCTCAGCTTGGTCACGACTCACTCCGAGGCTGCTTAGAACCAACCGAAATCTTTCTCCATTGTGGCCGTTCTCGTAGCAGGCTTTGTTGA
- the LOC104765376 gene encoding stem-specific protein TSJT1-like: protein MLAIFQKAFAHPPEELNSPASQFSGKTPKLPVETLSDFLSRHQDSAFSMNFAGSAVLAYARQETSLRQRLFCGLDGIYCMFLGRLNNLCNLNRQYGLSGKNSDEAMFVIEAYRTLRDRGPYPADQVLRGLDGSFAFVVYDSQNSSVFSALSSDGGESLYWGISGDGSVVMSDDLQIIKQGCAKSFAPFPTGCMFHSETGLKSFEHPTNNMKAMPRIDSEGVLCGANFKVDACSKINGIPRRGSEANWALANSR, encoded by the exons atgttggCGATATTTCAGAAAGCTTTTGCTCACCCACCGGAGGAGCTCAACAGTCCGGCGTCTCAGTTCTCCGGCAAAACCCCTAAACTTCCCGTAGAAACTCTCTCCGACTTCCTCTCTCGTCACCAAGACTCAGCTTTCTCCATGAACTTCGCTGGATCCGCCGTCTTGGCTTATGCTCGCCAAGAAACCTCTCTTCGCCAGAG gtTGTTCTGTGGACTAGATGGGATTTACTGTATGTTTCTTGGGAGATTGAACAACCTCTGTAACTTGAACCGACAGTACGGTTTGTCTGGGAAGAACTCTGACGAGGCTATGTTTGTGATCGAAGCTTACCGAACACTTCGTGATCGTGGTCCTTACCCAGCTGATCAAGTTCTTAGAGGTCTCGATGGAAGCTTTGCTTTCGTCGTCTACGATTCTCAAAACTCCTCTGTTTTCTCAGCTCTGAGTTCTGATGGAGGAGAGAGTCTTTACTGGGGGATCTCTGGTGACGGATCTGTTGTCATGTCTGATGATCTTCAGATCATTAAGCAAGGATGTGCTAAATCATTTGCTCCTTTCCCTACTG GGTGTATGTTTCACAGTGAGACAGGGCTTAAGAGCTTTGAACATCCAACTAATAATATGAAGGCAATGCCGAGGATTGATAGTGAAGGTGTTTTATGTGGAGCTAATTTCAAAGTTGATGCTTGTTCTAAGATCAATGGTATCCCTAGAAGAGGAAGTGAGGCTAATTGGGCGCTGGCTAATTCTCGTTAA
- the LOC104765375 gene encoding WD repeat-containing protein 44-like, whose translation MSYHNEEAEEGGGGDNNNDCFYESLDRLASSSSCSCSASNSDYDSESSPRISSSAASHDPEEESNGVVGVGRRRRYPFPVPRFPMGASKFDVWISEPASVSERRSKLLNQMGLSRDPVLSRLKPGSKETGASSDISRSISFNQLARRDHVECPESVGGCASCIVRSKSDITTSQCGDRDRRYLSHGNSCSCSVSNLSVHHLSHSEISRTSPSFVNCSLGSGSSDSSMLCENSTGSLRLNGDSECVLSESVVNENVEACTIKDLDNGKEFVVNEIQEDGTWKKVKEVGTGTQMTMEEFEMCVGHSPIVQELMRRQNVEDSDKNTSKENEDSGNSNKDNASKSKKKGSWFKSIKSVASSMTGHSKERRSSDDRDTSSERGGRRSSSATDDSQESSFHGPERVRVKQYGKSSKELTALYKTQEIQAHNGSIWSIKFSLDGKYLASAGEDCVIHIWQVVEGEKKGELLLDRPELLLLANNGSPEPTTMSPRRRGRTSLSRKSLSLDNIYVPDSLFGLSEKPFCSFQGHVDDVLDLAWSKSQHLLSSSMDKTVRLWHLSSQTCLKVFSHSDYVTCIQFNPVDDRYFISGSLDANVRVWSIPDRQVVDWYDLHEMVTSACYTPDGQGALVGSYKGSCRMYSASDNKLQQKSQINLQNKKKKAHQKKITGFQFVPGSSSEVLVTSSDSRIRVVDGTDLVNKLKGFRNTSSQISASITADGKYVVSASEDSHVYIWKYESPASRPSKSNNNNKNVAVTNSYEHFHSQDVSAAISWPGMASTENWGTQNRAVGFNNGNTNNLDNVSTANHPRTLVEQPGTLDRGISPRNGIISSATNGYFFDRMSATWPEEKLLFARNKSGNRRSTDLSSNGGVGGNSGNVSASWGMVIVTAGLRGEIRTFQNFGLPIRI comes from the exons ATGAGCTACCACAACGAGGAAGcagaggaaggaggaggaggagacaacAACAACGATTGCTTTTACGAGTCTCTTGATCGTTTagcctcttcctcttcttgctcTTGCTCTGCTTCTAACTCTGATTACGATTCTGAATCCTCTCCTCGgatctcctcctccgccgcttcTCATGACCCTGAAGAAGAATCCAACGGTGTTGTTGGTGTTGGTCGCCGCCGTAGATACCCATTCCCTGTTCCTCGGTTTCCAATGGGTGCTTCGAAGTTCGATGTTTGGATCTCTGAACCTGCTTCTGTCTCCGAGAGGCGTTCCAAGCTTTTAAACCAAATGGGTCTCAGCCGTGACCCGGTTCTCTCCCGGCTAAAACCCGGCTCCAAAGAAACGGGAGCCTCCTCAGACATTTCCCGATCGATCTCTTTTAATCAGTTGGCTCGCCGAGATCATGTGGAGTGTCCTGAAAGTGTCGGCGGTTGTGCTTCTTGCATCGTGAGATCAAAATCCGACATTACCACTAGCCAATGTGGCGATCGTGACCGTCGATATTTGTCTCACGGCAATTCTTGTTCTTGTTCCGTCTCTAATCTCTCTGTTCATCATCTTTCACATTCAGAGATCAGTAGAACCAGTCCGTCATTTGTGAATTGCAGTTTGGGATCAGGTAGTTCTGATTCCTCGATGCTTTGTGAGAATTCAACTGGTTCCTTGCGGTTAAATGGAGATTCTGAGTGTGTATTGAGCGAGAGTGTTGTGAATGAGAATGTTGAAGCGTGTACCATTAAGGATCTTGATAATGGAAAAGAGTTTGTGGTGAATGAGATTCAAGAAGACGGTACATGGAAGAAGGTCAAGGAAGTGGGAACTGGAACACAAATGACGATGGAGGAGTTTGAGATGTGTGTTGGACATTCTCCCATTGTTCAGGAGCTTATGAGAAGACAGAACGTTGAGGATTCTGATAAGAACACGTCTAAAGAAAACGAAGACAGTGGGAATAGTAATAAGGATAATGCATCCAAGTCTAAGAAGAAAGGAAGTTGGTTTAAGAGTATAAAGAGTGTTGCAAGTAGCATGACTGGTCATAGCAAAGAGAGACGAAGCAGTGATGATAGAGATACATCTTCAGAGAGAGGTGGTCGGAGGTCGAGCTCTGCTACGGATGATTCTCAGGAATCTTCTTTTCACGGGCCGGAAAGAGTTAGGGTTAAACAGTATGGGAAGTCATCTAAAGAGCTCACGGCATTGTACAAGACACAGGAGATTCAAGCGCATAACGGTTCTATTTGGAGCATTAAGTTCAGTTTGGATGGTAAATATCTTGCTAGTGCTGGTGAGGACTGTGTCATTCATATTTGGCAAGTCGTTGAGGGTGAGAAGAAGGGTGAATTGTTACTTGATAGACCGGAACTTTTGCTTTTGGCTAATAATGGGTCTCCAGAACCAACTACTATGTCACCAAGGAGAAGAGGGAGAACTTCTTTAAGCAGAAAATCATTGAGTTTAGACAACATATATGTACCAGATTCTCTTTTCGGGCTTTCGGAAAAGCCCTTTTGTTCCTTTCAGGGACATGTGGATGATGTGCTTGACCTTGCTTGGTCCAAGTCTCAG CATTTGCTTTCTTCATCAATGGATAAGACAGTTCGTTTGTGGCACTTGTCCAGTCAGACTTGCTTGAAAGTATTTTCGCACAGTGATTACG TGACTTGCATTCAATTTAATCCGGTCGATGATAGATACTTCATCAGTGGATCCTTAGATGCAAACGTTCGTGTCTGGAGCATACCAGATCGACAAGTTGTTGACTGGTATGATCTTCATGAGATGGTCACTTCTGCCTGCTACACTCCAGACGGCCAG GGCGCTTTGGTTGGTTCATACAAAGGTAGCTGTCGCATGTACAGTGCATCAG atAACAAACTGCAACAGAAAAGCCAGATAAATttacagaacaagaagaagaaagctcatcAAAAAAAGATAACTGGTTTCCAG TTTGTGCCTGGGAGCTCATCTGAAGTGCTTGTCACATCTTCCGATTCACGGATCCGCGTTGTTGATGGAACTGATCTAGTTAACAAACTTAAAG GGTTTCGGAATACAAGCAGCCAGATCTCTGCCTCAATCACAGCAGATGGGAAATACGTAGTTTCAGCGAGTGAGGACTCGCATGTGTACATATGGAAGTACGAGTCCCCTGCTTCTCGACCAAGCAAGAGTAATAATAACAACAAGAACGTGGCGGTTACAAACTCTTACGAGCATTTCCATAGCCAAGACGTCTCTGCAGCCATCTCTTGGCCCGGAATGGCCTCAACAGAAAATTGGGGAACCCAAAACAGAGCCGTCGGGTTTAACAACGGGAACACCAATAATTTGGACAATGTCTCCACAGCTAACCATCCTCGTACACTGGTGGAACAGCCTGGGACTCTGGACCGAGGAATCAGTCCACGAAACGGGATCATATCGAGCGCAACAAACGGATACTTTTTCGATAGAATGTCAGCGACTTGGCCTGAAGAGAAACTGTTGTTTGCAAGGAACAAAAGTGGGAATCGTCGGAGTACGGATTTATCGTCAAATGGAGGGGTTGGGGGAAACTCAGGGAATGTATCAGCTTCTTGGGGAATGGTGATTGTTACTGCAGGTCTCAGAGGAGAGATACGAACATTTCAGAACTTTGGTTTGCCCATTCGGATTTGA
- the LOC104767529 gene encoding uncharacterized protein LOC104767529: protein MVASRCFCCGKSLNPGGSRACAILLFLICWVFFLIAEVCLLAASIRNAYHTQYRKMWNIDNPPSCEVIRRGVFAAGAAFTLFTAIVSQFYYVCYSRARDAYQNPSY, encoded by the exons ATGGTGGCTAGTCGTTGCTTCTGCTGTGGAAAGTCCCTTAACCCTGGTGGTTCAAGAGCTTGTGCcattcttctcttcctcatttGCTG GGTGTTTTTCTTGATCGCTGAGGTATGTTTGCTTGCGGCATCAATCAGAAACGCGTACCACACGCAGTATAGAAAGATGTGGAACATTGACAATCCACCAAGCTGTGAAGTTATTAGGAGAGGAGTTTTTGCTGCTGGTGCTGCTTTCACTCTCTTCACCGCCATTGTCTCTCAGTTCTACTACGTTTGCTACTCTCGTGCTAGAGATGCTTACCAGAACCCTTCCTACTAA